A single window of Candidatus Methylacidiphilales bacterium DNA harbors:
- a CDS encoding ORF6N domain-containing protein, whose product MSKELVSKNLDHLILTIRKHRVLLDADLARLYGVETKQLNRAVKRNADRFPEDFMLQLTQQEADALRCQSGTSNEGRGGRRYLPYAFTQEGVAMLSSVLQSPRAVAVNIAIMRAFIRLRQMALSVDDLARKVESLERGFKQHGQQFDAVFKAIRQLMTPPPEPPRKKIGFNAD is encoded by the coding sequence ATGTCAAAAGAGCTCGTCTCTAAAAATCTCGACCATCTCATCCTCACCATCCGCAAGCATCGCGTACTGCTCGATGCCGACTTGGCCCGCCTCTACGGTGTCGAGACCAAGCAACTCAACCGTGCGGTCAAACGCAATGCCGACCGCTTCCCAGAGGACTTTATGCTCCAACTGACCCAGCAGGAGGCCGATGCTTTGAGGTGCCAATCTGGAACCTCAAACGAAGGTCGCGGCGGACGCCGCTACCTGCCTTATGCTTTCACCCAGGAAGGCGTGGCTATGCTCTCCAGCGTGCTGCAGAGCCCTCGCGCCGTGGCCGTTAATATCGCCATCATGCGTGCTTTTATCCGCCTGCGCCAGATGGCCCTTTCTGTCGATGATCTTGCACGCAAGGTCGAGTCCCTGGAACGCGGGTTCAAACAGCACGGCCAGCAATTCGATGCCGTTTTCAAAGCCATCCGCCAACTGATGACTCCCCCACCGGAGCCACCCCGCAAAAAGATCGGCTTCAACGCCGATTGA